A DNA window from Desulfobacterales bacterium contains the following coding sequences:
- the tnpB gene encoding IS66 family insertion sequence element accessory protein TnpB (TnpB, as the term is used for proteins encoded by IS66 family insertion elements, is considered an accessory protein, since TnpC, encoded by a neighboring gene, is a DDE family transposase.) has translation MIQITPQMRILVAAEPVDFRKGIDGLAALCRKRLQADPFSGALFVFVNKSRQAIRVFIFDGQGFWMCHNRLSRGRFIWNFQSTCRNGVALSSRQLQALLWNADPLKMAKVDEFRPIKKNA, from the coding sequence ATGATACAGATCACCCCTCAGATGCGCATCCTGGTGGCCGCGGAGCCGGTGGATTTCCGCAAAGGTATCGACGGGCTCGCAGCGCTTTGCCGTAAGAGACTTCAGGCCGATCCTTTTAGCGGCGCCTTGTTTGTATTTGTGAATAAATCAAGACAGGCCATAAGGGTTTTTATCTTCGATGGCCAGGGATTCTGGATGTGCCATAACCGTCTATCCAGAGGGCGGTTTATCTGGAATTTTCAATCCACATGCCGCAATGGGGTTGCGCTTTCCTCTCGGCAACTCCAGGCGCTGCTGTGGAATGCCGATCCGTTGAAAATGGCAAAAGTCGATGAATTTCGCCCCATCAAAAAAAATGCTTGA
- a CDS encoding DUF4338 domain-containing protein: MNFAPSKKMLESKKALATDKRFCYTETKTRRKESEMQICGRNFSQPEIDWIVHQVISRPELTRIDLSREFCRYRHWYKPDGGLKEMSCRVAMLRLERNGLIPLPVPRKKPNPVKAVNRTPRGEPGSDIHFDAGALSLFLEPVNRKSTSFWNELIDRYHYLGYCRMGGAQMRFFVRAGDQLLALLGFSAAAWRVAPRDSFIGWSDSARRAHLHRVVDNSRFLILPWVHGKNLASRILSTAARALPDLWQERYHYRPLLLETFVETPRFNGTCYKAANWTCVGKTRGRGKYDYTNAWGKPLKTIWLYPLDRKYKETLCR; this comes from the coding sequence ATGAATTTCGCCCCATCAAAAAAAATGCTTGAATCGAAAAAAGCACTGGCCACGGACAAAAGATTTTGCTATACGGAAACCAAAACGCGTCGAAAGGAATCCGAAATGCAAATTTGTGGCCGGAATTTCAGCCAGCCGGAAATTGACTGGATTGTCCATCAGGTTATAAGCCGGCCGGAATTGACCCGGATCGATTTATCCCGGGAGTTTTGCCGTTACAGGCACTGGTATAAACCCGACGGAGGACTAAAAGAGATGAGCTGCCGGGTAGCGATGCTGCGTTTGGAGCGAAACGGGCTGATCCCTCTGCCGGTGCCGCGAAAAAAGCCGAACCCGGTGAAAGCCGTTAACCGTACGCCGCGGGGAGAACCCGGCTCCGATATCCATTTTGACGCAGGCGCGCTATCGCTTTTTCTTGAACCGGTCAACCGGAAGAGCACCTCTTTTTGGAACGAGTTGATTGATCGCTATCATTATCTGGGCTACTGTCGCATGGGAGGGGCTCAGATGCGCTTCTTTGTCCGCGCGGGAGATCAACTCCTTGCCTTATTGGGTTTTTCCGCCGCCGCATGGCGGGTGGCTCCCCGGGATAGCTTTATCGGCTGGAGCGATTCTGCGCGAAGAGCCCATCTTCATCGCGTCGTGGATAACAGCCGTTTTTTAATTTTACCCTGGGTCCATGGCAAAAACCTGGCATCCCGCATCCTGTCAACGGCAGCGCGCGCGCTTCCCGATCTGTGGCAAGAGCGTTACCATTACCGCCCGCTGCTGCTTGAGACATTTGTTGAAACGCCCCGATTTAACGGCACCTGCTACAAGGCCGCCAACTGGACTTGTGTGGGAAAAACCCGCGGTCGAGGCAAATATGATTACACCAACGCCTGGGGTAAACCGCTCAAAACCATCTGG